From the Clostridia bacterium genome, the window GAACACACGGATATGCCGTCGCCGCCACCCATCGTGGCCGTCGAACTCCACTGAGATGGCATGCTCGGCTGAATCGACGCGGCTGACCCGTGCGCCCACAACTCGTTCGATTCCACGGTCGCAGAGCACCGTCAGTTCCTCCGTGGCTCCCGCCAAGCCCTCCACCTCGATATCGACTTCACCGCGCCCCCCGCGGCTGACCTCAAGCACCCGGATGCTTCTTGAGCAATCGCCCGGATCGGGCCTGGGAACAGCGGGGACAACCCACAGATCCACGGAATACCGAAACTCAGCTACTGCACTGTCGATCAGCGGAAAGCGGCACGTCACGTGCGCCTCCTGGCCGTAGTCGCGCACATCGTAAGTAGTCTCGCGGCCATCAACCATTACACCTTTCACCGAATTCAGGCTTAGGATCCCCGGAGAAAGCTCAATATCAACGGCACGGCTCCGGTCTCCTTCACGCCTGAAAGCAAACAGAGCACCGGAGAGGGTCTGCTCTATCTCGATATCGACGATGCTATCGCCGAATGGTATACGCCTGATCGATAGCTTGCCCCAGTTGGGCGGCAGATGAGGGCAAACCTGGAGGCAGTTTCGCGGCACATCTCGCCTGATGCCAAGCAGGCCCTCAATCGCAGGATAAAGGACCATGGCCTCCGACCACGCCTGATGACGACATACCCCTGCAAAGCGGTACTCCTTGCCATGCAGAACCTCAGGAACACATCCCCTGGCTTCGTGCCTGTAGAGCAGGGTGTTGTTCATCAGGTGCACGAACCCCTGCAAAGGGCGGTGATACTCGTACTCTGCCCGCGCCACCCATCCAGTGAATAAAGGCCACACACTGCCCTGATGGTATCCTTCGGGATCGAAGTCCGCACTAGATTCCCCTATCAGCCTTACGCCCCAGTCTGCGCTGTATTCGTGGGTTCCGAGCGACGATAGCACCGGTAGAGCCTTCTCGGTGTCAATCAGGCCGAAACACATGGGAATGGAGGCGAGACAGGTCTTGCCAGAACAGTAGCTGCCATCCTCATTCTTCGCAAATGCGAACCACCTCGCTGCCGGGTCCCAGAACTCCGAATTCAGAGCAGTCCTCACCCGCTCGAAACTCGCGCGCCACTTCTCCGCAAGAGCCGCGTCACCCACTTCCCGTGCCAGCCTGCTTCCACACCGGAGCGCCTCCGCCCACACGCCGGCCAGGTCGAAGGAGACGTATGTAGGCGATAGGGTTCCTCCCTCTATCCACCCGTGACCTACGCCCTTGTTCTCGATAAGTCCATCCTGATCGGTGTCGGTAGCGTAAAGAAAGTCCATGGCTCTCTTCACTCCATGCCAGTTGTCCCTGATGAACGAGACGTCTCCAGACGATCGGAGGTAGTGCTCCATCAGGACGACGAAGAGCGGAGTGCTGTCGGCCGCATCATAGTGGGCAACTCCCGAAGTGGTGATCTCATGGAATATCTTGCCGCTCGAGTGCTGATGGTCGATGAGGAGCCTCAGATTCTCGCGCACCTTTTCGGTATCCCCGTACGCATCTACGGCAAGCGCCGTGTACTCTGAGTCACGACCGAAATACCAGGCGTACCCAGGACGGGCAATAGAGAACGCTGTCTCGCCAGTCGTACTGTACCCCGCGAGAAATCCGCTGCCAATGCCCGGAGTAGTGGCATAGAACTTGTCGACGCCGACCTTCGCACACTGGTATCCTTCATTGAATGCCCCATCCGGACTGGATACGGAAGTCATTGTGTGCGCAAGGCAATCGTAGTAGCGTGCTGCTTGGCCCTGAAGATCACTTCCGTGCTCTATGAGAGCGTGAAGTACGCCCAGAACCTCCTCGCAGGAGCACTTGCCACCCGCAAACGCGCATAGTGCGGGTTCGCCCGGCTCAACGGTGCATGCTGCAGAGACTCTGAATCCATTCTCGTTCTCCCCATTGCCTCCAACGCCATCCTCAGTCGCCGCCGCAGCGCCCGCCCCAGCCATGCCGAACGCCATGGAGAACTCCCCGGTCCCATCTCTCACCAGGAGCACGTTTCGCCCATTGTTCATGCTCATGCAGAGCGAATTGAGGATGTGCAGTGGATACGGCCACATCACGCGGAGATCGGCCTCGAACTCAACTCGCACGCCCACGCTGACCGGGGTAGGCGAATCAACCGTAAAGCTCATGACAGCTCCCGGGGAATCCGCAGCGGCGAAAATCGTCTGACGGACACAATGCCCCGCCACTGAGTGCTCTACGGTCACCGAATCGGGGTAGATGACGGTCCGCCGGGCGGTCTCAGTCACTGGATAGCTGCGACCCGACACCTCAAACACGACTGCGATCCGCTTCGCCAGTTGCACAGGGTGACCCCATATCTCGTCCACGCTGCCGTCGGTATGCCCAAGAACTAGGCATCTTCTGCCGGCCAGATCAAAGAACTCGGCGGGGCCGCCGCTCAATGTGAAGCCAATGCCGCATCCAGTGGCAGCCAGCGCATCCGCTCGAGGAAGGCGAACATCTCCTAGGCCTCCATCGCCACAAGGGTCATCCGACCCGCAAGGTTTGATCCGGCGCACCGAAGCCGCCGGCCAGTATCTCGCCTCGCCATCGGTCGTCTGGCCCGCTACGTACGACAGAGCGTTCGCCGTGAACGACATCAGCTCCGGGTAGCGCGGTCCACCCTCTTCCGATAGGA encodes:
- a CDS encoding amylo-alpha-1,6-glucosidase, translating into MDARIGLIVSEESDEVRSALCRFPTLVPVAMDALGREDLGRFSALWWHAARKLSVRAQSDVLDSIGGYLKEGGGLLLSLLACELVQLLGIESRPFDEVYSGAWNEEERYGWKWDFVRRKGFQCALSHPLFRGMDSCSYTWQSGPGKAYYRAGYTGHYPNQGSVVAVRKNFIHIAHDVPEILEYHCGNGRVLAISSLLFLSEEGGPRYPELMSFTANALSYVAGQTTDGEARYWPAASVRRIKPCGSDDPCGDGGLGDVRLPRADALAATGCGIGFTLSGGPAEFFDLAGRRCLVLGHTDGSVDEIWGHPVQLAKRIAVVFEVSGRSYPVTETARRTVIYPDSVTVEHSVAGHCVRQTIFAAADSPGAVMSFTVDSPTPVSVGVRVEFEADLRVMWPYPLHILNSLCMSMNNGRNVLLVRDGTGEFSMAFGMAGAGAAAATEDGVGGNGENENGFRVSAACTVEPGEPALCAFAGGKCSCEEVLGVLHALIEHGSDLQGQAARYYDCLAHTMTSVSSPDGAFNEGYQCAKVGVDKFYATTPGIGSGFLAGYSTTGETAFSIARPGYAWYFGRDSEYTALAVDAYGDTEKVRENLRLLIDHQHSSGKIFHEITTSGVAHYDAADSTPLFVVLMEHYLRSSGDVSFIRDNWHGVKRAMDFLYATDTDQDGLIENKGVGHGWIEGGTLSPTYVSFDLAGVWAEALRCGSRLAREVGDAALAEKWRASFERVRTALNSEFWDPAARWFAFAKNEDGSYCSGKTCLASIPMCFGLIDTEKALPVLSSLGTHEYSADWGVRLIGESSADFDPEGYHQGSVWPLFTGWVARAEYEYHRPLQGFVHLMNNTLLYRHEARGCVPEVLHGKEYRFAGVCRHQAWSEAMVLYPAIEGLLGIRRDVPRNCLQVCPHLPPNWGKLSIRRIPFGDSIVDIEIEQTLSGALFAFRREGDRSRAVDIELSPGILSLNSVKGVMVDGRETTYDVRDYGQEAHVTCRFPLIDSAVAEFRYSVDLWVVPAVPRPDPGDCSRSIRVLEVSRGGRGEVDIEVEGLAGATEELTVLCDRGIERVVGARVSRVDSAEHAISVEFDGHDGWRRRHIRVFTR